DNA from Marinoscillum sp. 108:
TGCCCTAGTAATCGTTCATTCCTGTTCAGTATTTCACGACCCTCTGATGACTCACGACCCTACCGTTGGCATCACTTACCTGGAGCAGGTACACGCCCGCTCTGAGTCTGTCAATGGCTATGGTTTGGTTTATTTCATCTTCGAGCAGTAACACACCACTGATGTCGTAAATCTTCACGAGGAGTCCGTCATCCCCACTTACCGTCAATCGCTCAGCGGCGGGGTTGGGATAAACTTTCACTTCATTCACCAGCGGAAGAGCGCCTAAGGCTACCGCTTTTGTGAGTACAAAATTGCCAGTAACCGACCCCTCATAATTAGTCTCCAATAGAGTCACTTCCACCACATAGGTACCAGCCTGAGTGGGTAAAGTGCTACTGCCATCAAAGGTCATTGAATAGGCGAGCGCAGCAGGGTTAGTCGTGACTGTTGGCGACTTGGCTGTACCATCTGCCGGTTGGGTAAGGTTCTCAAGGGTCACTGTGGCTTGCGCCTTGTTGATGGTCAGTGTCCCATCTGTATAAGTGAAGGCATAGTTTTGAGCCACACCACCAGAAACAGTGATGGCGTATGTGCCAACGTCACTCGTTTGAGTGGCAAGGGTGGAGGCAGTCGGGATTGTTTCCAGGTCTGCCTCCGAATCATCACCGATAAACCCCTGATAGCCAATTGTGAATCCGGGATTCACTTCGCCATACACCCTAAACTCATCACCTGCCGACACCATTAAGGATGCTTGGCCAATCATCAAACTCTGACTTACATCCAATGCCGCACTGTAGTTGTCATTACCTGACTGACTGGCGGTAATGGTGGCTGTACCCGCTCCCACGATCGTCACGGTGCTTCCTGAAACAGAAGCCACGGTTTCATCCGAACTGGTGAAGGTCACTGCATAGCCACTGCCCCCACCTGTAGCAGTCAGATCGAAAGGTGCATCCCCATAAGTTTTATCAGCCAGTGCCTCAAAAGTGATGGCTTGAGAAGCCTTTTCAATGGTTAAACTTTGTGTCACATCCAATGCTGCACTGTAGTTCTCATTACCTGCCTGGCTGGCGGTAATGGTGGCTGTACCCGCTCCCACGATCGTTACGGTGCTTCCTGAAATAGAAGCCACAGTTTCATCCGAGCTCGTGAAGGTCACTTCATGGCCACTCGCACCGCCTGTAGCAGTCAGATCAAAATCTGCATCACCGTAAGTCTTATCAGTCAGTGTCTCAAAAGTGATGGCTTGAGAAGCCTTTTCTATGGTCAAGGTTTGCTGTACATCCAATGCAGCACTATAGTTGTCATTACCTGCCTGACTGGCCGTAATGGTGGCTGTACCCGCTCCCACGATCGTCACGGTGCTTCCTGAAATAGAAGCCACAGTTTCATCCGAGCTGGTGAAGGTCACTTCATGGCCACTCGCACCGCCTGTAGCAGTCAGGTCAAAAGCGGCATCCCCATAAGTCTTATCAGCCAATGCCTCAAAAGTGATGGCTTGAGAAGCCTTTTCAATGGTCAAAGTTTGCTGTACATCCAATGCCGCGCTGTAGTTGTCATTACCTGCCTGGCTGGCAGTAATGGTGGCTGTACCCGCTCCCACGATCGTCACGGTGCTTCCTGAAACAGAAGCTACGGTTTCATCCGAGCTGGTGAAGGTCACCACATGGCCACTGGATCCGCCGGTGGCGGTCAGGTCAAAAGCGGCATCCCCATAAGTCTTATCAGCCAATGCCTCAAAAGTGATGGCCTGAGAAGCCTTTTCAATGGTCAAAGTTTGCTGTACGTCCAATGCCGCACTGTAGTTGTCATTACCTGCCTGGTTGGCCGTTATGGTGGCTGTACCCGCTCCCACGATCGTTACGGTGCTTCCTGAAATAGAAGCCACAGTTTCATCCGAGCTCGTGAAGGTTACCGCATGGCCACTGGCTCCACCTGTAGCAGTCAGGTCAAAAGCTGCATCACCATAAGTCTTATCAGCCAATGCCTCAAAAGTGATGGCTTGAGAAGCCTTTTCAATGGTCAAAGTTTGCTGTACATCCAATGCCGCACTATAGTTGTCATTACCTGCCTGGCTGGCAGTAATGGTGGCTGTACCCGCTCCCACGATCGTCACGGTGCTTCCTGAAATAGAAGCCACAGTTTCATCCGAGCTCGTGAAGGTCACTTCATGGCCACTGGCTCCACCTGTAGCAGTCAGGTCAAAAGCTGCATCACCATAAGTCTTATCAGCCAATGCCTCAAAAGTGATGGCTTGAGAAGCCTTTTCAATGGTCAAAGTTTGCTGTACATCCAA
Protein-coding regions in this window:
- a CDS encoding MBG domain-containing protein, coding for LDVQQTLTIEKASQAITFEALADKTYGDAAFDLTATGGASGHEVTFTSSDETVASISGSTVTIVGAGTATITASQAGNDNYSAALDVQQTLTIEKASQAITFEALADKTYGDAAFDLTATGGASGHAVTFTSSDETVASISGSTVTIVGAGTATITANQAGNDNYSAALDVQQTLTIEKASQAITFEALADKTYGDAAFDLTATGGSSGHVVTFTSSDETVASVSGSTVTIVGAGTATITASQAGNDNYSAALDVQQTLTIEKASQAITFEALADKTYGDAAFDLTATGGASGHEVTFTSSDETVASISGSTVTIVGAGTATITASQAGNDNYSAALDVQQTLTIEKASQAITFETLTDKTYGDADFDLTATGGASGHEVTFTSSDETVASISGSTVTIVGAGTATITASQAGNENYSAALDVTQSLTIEKASQAITFEALADKTYGDAPFDLTATGGGSGYAVTFTSSDETVASVSGSTVTIVGAGTATITASQSGNDNYSAALDVSQSLMIGQASLMVSAGDEFRVYGEVNPGFTIGYQGFIGDDSEADLETIPTASTLATQTSDVGTYAITVSGGVAQNYAFTYTDGTLTINKAQATVTLENLTQPADGTAKSPTVTTNPAALAYSMTFDGSSTLPTQAGTYVVEVTLLETNYEGSVTGNFVLTKAVALGALPLVNEVKVYPNPAAERLTVSGDDGLLVKIYDISGVLLLEDEINQTIAIDRLRAGVYLLQVSDANGRVVSHQRVVKY